AATGCTTGGACGAACTCATGAAAACGAGTAAGAACAAATTCTGTCGTTTTCAATAGCTCCTTCCTTATACGGCCAATTATAAGCCCAAAGCTTTATCAATTGGGAAAATATTAATCCGTAGgaaaagaagaataattttgttaagataTAGTTGTGGCCTAGATTCAAATATCTTGTTTCTTATACTAAAACCATTTATCATTTTATGAggttaattcaaaaaaaaaaaaaagaatgcaTGTAAATAAAACAGAAGAAAAGAATCCACCTTCATCCTTATCCCTTTCCTCCCAAACCTCTCTCTCATAATCTTGAAGAGTTTACGTGGATGCagttcttttaatattttttgtattgttcTCTCATATGAATTGGAATTTCAGTTCTATGATCTATATTGATCTCTAATCCAAACTTTTATGATACACAATACTGAAGTGTGctcaaattttgattgaaaacaatttcaaaagCATCAAGGGAATTGTATATATCTAAATTTCACAGTTTCTCCAATTTGTTATTTCCCCCGTATATATAACTTTTCAACATGTACAGGGGAAAATAACGCTCGTGACATACGAAAGTTTAGGCAAATGATGAAAGGCGAAGTGACGAGATATATACCTTCTCTATGTATTCAGTATAATGGTTAACACCTTCTTTGAACTGAGTACCACCTCCGGGAAAGACGAGATAATCTCCGGACTTCACCACCCAGTTTTGCTCCTTCTTGTATTCAACCAGCTTCGGATGAGGGACATTATCATACCAAATCTGGAAACCAAAACTAATCCATCACAGAAACATCTAGCAAGATTCTTCCATCCAATGCATATATACAACACTACTACTAGGTAGTTGGCGATCACGACGGGCcaactaattaatatttgaataacatGCAATGaagtataattaatttttcctgtaaattgaaaattttgaatgcaTGGACGTCAAGATTGACAAGAACCATAGACAGACAATGTCGAGTCAGGACTGGCAATAACCTTTGCGTGGTGAAGAGATTGAAAGAAGCCATGCATCAAACacatagaagaaaaaaaatcttaccACCGAAGTATCAATCTCACCATGTCCCTGCTCTTAGGCCACGGAAGGGGGAGTTTGTAGCCTCTGGGAAGGGGCACCAGACAGTGGAGAGGAGAATGAGGACAGTGTCTTTCCCTGTGTTCCATGTGCCTCCTTGTCCTGAGAGCTTTAATGACCTTAAGGTTATCCAAACAGGGTACATAGTCGAAAGCGAAGTGACCCTTACAAAGCTTCCAATCAATGTTTGCATCATCCAAGAAAGGCTCTCCCTTGAGTGGCAATCTTTGGCGTTTGGGAGCCGGCGAAGAAAAATGTGCCAGAGGTTGTTGCGCTTTCACATCAAGATAGAAGCCAATGGGATCCAAGTTAGAGGCTGCGTTTTTCGTGAACGTGAGGATGCTCACACAAACCACAAAGACCAAGAGGGTGAGAAAGAAAGggcattttctctctctcaacagTCTTTCGACCCAAATTCCCATTTCTTGATATTAACAATTTCTTACCACCTGACACAGACACAGAAATAACTGTCTTTGTACAGATTGGGTTAGCATTTGTGCAATGTTTTCATGGTTAACGAACTGAAATCGTGCGACAGAGAAGATGTGACAGTGGGGCTTTGGGAATGAACGTGAAAGTTAGAAAGGTAGGTGTTGTGTCAGTCAAAGGCTAAAGACCCAATATCAGATCTTGACTTTCCAAAGGATACGCAATTCAGAATGACACGTCATCACATTTGAAACCTTCTACTATTTATCGCCATGTAAATATAATGCACCAACAtacactttctctctctctctctctctcttctttagGTAAAGTTGTTACATTAAAAAATTCTAAGTACAACTCTACATAATGCTTCACTAGCAATTTTATACATTGTACAGTGTGAAATATGACGTGTAAGAAACATAAGGAAACAGAGAAACATAACAGGTGCCTATCCAAATACGACtcagtaataaaaaattattattagtactTAATATACATAtagtgagaaaataaaaatataattttgtaggttatatgatgtaataagaaaagagataaaaagaaaaaacaagtatgtaatatatataatatatatttgatttgatttgataagTGACTAAAAgtaaatgaatatattattattgacaTGTGAGTAATGTTTTCGGGAGGGAATAATTTAGTGACAACTAATTACttgtaagataaaatttaacaaTAGGTCGTGTAATGTAATGTTTAATGTGAATCAATACTCACAAAAAAATTGATTCTCGattgtgaaattttaaaaattattcacatGTTGGCATATCATAATTCAACTTTTCACactattttatcttaattataattaactaaTTGTATATTATACtgtctaaatatatatatatactaatactatattttaaagtatttttactcttagttaaaaattattttaaataacaaaaactgTGAAAAccgtattttttttatttaataaatctcACCCATGACTTAGTAATTTAGAATTAACATATGCGAAAGTCTAAGATTCAAATCGTATAAATTGTATCTAATAGATAATTTCACCGAAAACCAACATAATATAACATGCAACTACAAATGGATTAAATATGTTCCACTTAAGATTATATATAAGATGTATCAAGTGTATCTACATATATTTCTATGTGATGAAAAtattgagaaaatgaaaagaaagcaGCGAAATATATGATTTCCAAATCCAATTTCTGCAACTATATTTTGCACGTAAAGGATACTATGGACGGATATTTATAAATGTGGATAGATAATCGAGTAAAAATTAATACAACTTCAAATAGAAACTGCAAGCAATTAGTGTTATCTAAGAGAATTGCCTTGGCAAGCATCTACTAATCAAAAGCAAAAACCAGTGAGAAAATGGGAAGAGAAAGAGAGGGCTGATAAACTTCTTAGTTTGGGTTGAACATCCTCATCAATAAACTCCAATCTCGCTTCGCAATATACATGACTCAACTCAACAAATAGTAATTCAAAATTGTATTATACAACAGCATTTGAAAGCAGTTCATAAAGAATGATAAAGAAGACACAATTAGTAAAGCCGTATTCTGTTATCGATACTCTGCTATCGATGCCTTACAATACCcacaagtttttgttttttgtttttcactcTGTTATCCCAGAACCGTTATCCACATCAACCTCACCCATTCCtgtatcttcttcctcttcactGTCTTCATCACCACTTACCTCCTCATTATCTTGGCGTAACTTGGCCATGTGCTCAGCAAGCAATTTATCATCACGTTCACTCACCTGAAACAAAATGCAGTGTCAAAAGTGCTAGAGAACAGGATCCAAAGGCagatgaaaacatattttgtatgtgttatgtagtaaggatatttatgtaataacataaatatcttagatattttagacagttaaaatatcagtcaaagccactaaccacacttttaggtaaggtggttatttttattctttataaatacagtgaCAGGACCCAAGTCCAGGGACGTTCTCTTTAGgctctagagatcctgaataatatttcagagcagtatccaattactctcttctgagcttcGGCTCCATAATtcatatctgacttgaacgtcggagtatctttgcaggtacctccccctcctttggtgaatacgaaggacaacagttgaagaaatgcaagcatcccagacatccaggagcaacagagacacacaggaaaatgtacaccgaaacattttggcgcccaccgtggggccgagtgcaATCCCAAAGAAGCCACAAGGGAGCCTCGGCCTCCACGAATCATTTTTTCGGATAAGCTACTCCATCAAGATGAAGCTGCCGCATCACTCCAGGATTCTCCTCCGTGAGCCATTGACGCCACCACGAGCACCTCTACGAAAACGCTGATCCTACCACAGTGGTGGAGACCACCGAACTGATACATCTCAACAGAAACAACCCACACCAGCACCTCCATTGACGCCACTCCTCAGATCCCAAAGCGCGCAATCAAACCAAACCCAGatcacgagtttcacaagctcGTTCATCATTTTCCTCGGAGACCTTCATTCATATCTGCAAAGAGGAAACGGTGCAAATCAGAACTCATTCATTTCCGCCTTCACTACGAAAAGACCATTCTTACTCCCTCACCCTTTAATCATCAGCTATTTTTTCCATAACTACTTGGAAATCCCAAATCATGCACCTATGTCGTCATCACCATCTCCATGCCTTCATCGTCGCCACTGCGAAGATCAAAACCACAATTCCTAATTTTCCAAATTCCCAGTTACACCAAAAATCGCAGAACAACGGGAACCCTAAATTCCCAAATCGCAACCCAAAACTCAATAGCGCCGCCGCTTTTTCAAATCACTGCATCGCTGTCAACGCCATCTTCACGCCTTCAAAATGGCGAATTCTTCACACAGGAATCGAAACCCCAAGGAACAGAATCGAGATTGAGCAGCGAAAACCCTAAATCCCCAAATTGAGACTAAGAACAGAAAAGCCTCCGCCGCGTCACCAGGCGCTGCTGTCACAGGGGCACCACCGAATCATCCTCCATCGCCGCCTCGGCTCAGACAAGCGCCACCTTCACCAGCGGCAACACCTGCATCTCCAATTGGCGTTGTCTCCAACCATTCCACAGTGTGATTGACTCTAGGGTTTTTTGGGGTAAAGATAGATTTTGCAGAGAGGCGGGAGGAAGACGGTTGTCACCCAGGGTAAACACTTTCGGTGTCTGGTCAAACCCATTCTCCACGTCTTCTGCAACCCCCGCGTAACCCACGTGTCATTCAGTTTTGCCTCCACGTCATCCAACCCAATTTCTATTCCTCAAATACTCCAACGTTCGACCTCGACTTTCGGCTTCGAGGACGCTCGACAATCACAATGTACGAGCGTCCAAACTGTCAGCCTCGCGTACGCCAATGACGTTCGTCCTGGAACGTCCCTAGCTCAGCCTCGCGTACGACATTGACGTTCAGCCTGGAGCGTTCGTCTCTCCGCTCAGCATCGACATTCGGTCCCTTGCGCTCGACTAGACCGCTCGACAACTCATGTGTACGAGCGTCCAAACAGccggacgttcgtcctcacccTTCggaaacgaacgctcgacactcAATGTGGACGACCGTTCAAACAAGAGCCGCTCGTCCTCGTCTTTATATCCGAACGCTCCACACTCAATGTGGACGACCGTTCGTCATCACCCTTCGGACTTAAACGCTCGACAGTgcctgtggacgagcgttcagcaGACAACCGTTCGTCCTGAAGCGCCGCAAGTTCAGACTCGCGTACGTCAAGGACGTTCGATCTCTATCGCTCGACCAATTTTCAAGACGAGCGTTAACAAACCGCTCGACAATCAATGTGACGAGCGCTCAAACCGTCCTCTCGCCCAGCCGCTCGACTCTCCACTTGGTTTAGGCCGCTCTACAAACAACGGGACGAACATTCAAATCATCCCCGACGTTCGCCCACTCGATCACCAGCGACGTTCGTCCACTCTGTTCTCAATGATCAGCCATCCGGAGTCAGTTCGTCCTCAAAACGTCACACACACAACCTCGCTAACGTTCGGCCTCGACTTTCGTGCTCGCATGCTCGACAATAAGTGTGTACGAGCGCCCAACAGCCAACGTTCGGCCTCGACGTTCCTGCTCGCACGCCAACGTTCGGCCTCGACGTTCCTGCTCGAACGCTCGACTTTCTGTCTCGACGTTACTGCTCGCACGCTCGACAATCAGTGTGTGCGAGCGCCCAACAGCCAACGTTCGGACTCGACGTTCCCGTTCGCACGCTCAACGCTCTGCCTCGACGTTACTGCTCGCACGCTCGACAATCAGTGTGTGCGAGCGCCCAACAGCCAACGTTCGGACTCGACGTTCCCGTTCGCACGCTCGACGCTCTGCCTCGACGTTACTGCTCGCACGCTCGACAATCAGTGTGTGCGAGCGCCCAACAGCCAACGTTCGGCCTCGACGTTCCTGCTCGCACGCTCGACGTTCGGCCTCGACGTTCTTGCTCGCACGCTCGACGTTCGGCCTCGACGTTCCTGCTCGCACGCTCGACAATCAGTGTGTGCGAGCGCCCAACAGCCAACGTTCGGACTCGACGTTCCCGTTCGCGCGctcgacgttcgtcctcgaCGTTCCTGCTCGAACGCCACAATCAGTGGTACGAGTATCCAAACGGCCAACGTTCGGCCTCGACGTTCAAGGAGTCGAACGCTCGACAATACCTGTGGACGAGCGACCAAGCATTCAGccgttcgtcctcgcctttGGGTTCGAACGCTCGACACTcaatgtggacgagcgttcaagcaaAAGACCGTTTCTCCTCGCCCTTGAATGCGAACGCTCGACACACCACGGCTACGAACACTCCACGACGCAAGTGACGTTTGTTCTATCGGCCTCAACGTTCGGCCacctcaaccattcggccacCAGTCTCAACAACGTTCGGCCATCTTTGGCCTCGACCGTGCGGCCACCAGGTTTGCAAACTTGACCAAACGGTCTCACCTATAtgcttaatattatttcttacagTGCAGATAAGCATACCTTGTGCGTAAAAGCGAACACCTGAGAGTCGTTCATCCTGAAGCACTCCTAAACCCAACagatgttcgcccaagaacacccacgtgcataaagggatacactcccgctggccgatgttcgccctagaacacccagctgcatcgagcaacacgtgcataaagggatacactcccgctggccgatgttcgccctagaacacccagctgcatcgagcaacacgtgcataaagggatacactcccgctggccgatgttcgccctagaacacccaggtgcatcgaACAAAGGGacacactcccgctggccgatgttcgccctagaacacccagctgcatcgagcaacacgtgcataaagggatacactcccgctggccgatgttcgccctagaacacccagctgcatcgagcaacacgtgcataaagggatacactcccgctggccgatgttcgccctagaacacccaggtgcatcgaACAAAGGGACACACTCtcgctggtagatgttcgccccaGAACACCCAAACAATCAAACTTAGGGGACCATCCCCATAGCCTAGCttatgttcgcccaagaacatcTACTTTCAAAGAATCTGTCGTTCAACATCGAAGGCGTTCGTCATTTGGtttcaacgctcgacattcaattgtcagcgagagtccactcagtcagtcgttcggcttcaacgctcgacattcaattgtcagtgagcgtccactcagtcagtcgttcggcctcaaagctcgacattcaattgtcaacgagcgtccactcggtcagtcgttcggcctcaacgctcgacattcgattatcaacgaacgcccactcagtcagtcgttcggcttcaacgctcgacattcaattgtcagcgagcgtccactcagtcagtcgttcggcctcaacgctccaCATTCAATTGTCAAAGAGCGTCCTCATGATCGGCCTCGCATGCCACTCAGCCTCTACCGCTCGGTCATACGTATCctcacgttcggcctcacttgTTCCAGCTTTTTGCCGTTTGGCTTCGCCTCCTTTTGGtccatcaaattcaaccacTCGGTCACGTTCAATCCACACATGAGCAATGACCAGGAACACGCTCTCTAATTACAGCAAagacagcctccctcaaactcataagtcctatagttaccacgtcaacggttaactcggacttggggggcatgttatgtagtaaggatatttatgtaataacataaatatcttagatattttagacagttaaaatatcagtcaaagccactaaccacacttttaggtaaggtggttatttttattctttataaatacagtgaCAGGACCCAAGTCCAGGGACGTTCTCTTTAGgctctagagatcctgaataatatttcagagcagtatccaattactctcttctgagcttcagctccataattcatatctgacttgaacgtcggagtatctttgcaggtacctccccctcctttggtgaatacgaaggacaacagttgaagaaatgcaagcatcccagacatccaggagcaacagagacacacaggaaaatgtacaccgaaacagtatgcataaaatatatagatgataatcaaaaaacaaaaagaggaaGTGACACTCACTGCTCTAGCTCCTTCCTTAACCACAAGTTTACCCTTGTGTTGCTCTATTGCTCGAGTGCAAGCGGTAATGGCATTGTTTAAAACCAATATTCCTTGCTCCTATCCAGATCGTCACAAAATACGCAAATTATTTTCGACGGGTAAGTTTATCAATTGGAATTTATTACACAAATCTACAATTGTCTCttgtatatgtatattaaatacCACACATGATATTGCCTAGCAGATGTGATTTTAATAATCTCAGTTCATTGCGCTCTCCAGATGTCTTTCTACAACACAATTGGAATTAAAATCTCTGCCAAGTATTAACAAAGTACCCACAGACAAGCCATGAATAAAGCTACTTCTAGATTTATTAACACAggtatcaatataaaaaaaaatgtctaagagaaattaattttcatcGGGTAACGAAAGATACCACGACCAAACAACATATTGCAAGAGCATGTTCAGGCCTTTCAGGGCGAATTCTATTTGGCTGTTTGGCAATCATAGTAGGTTAAAAATTCACCAACCTAGTTCTACAACCCCAATACCCTCAAACACTATCTAAAATACAACAATAGTGACAAACTCATACTACACATATCAAAAAATTTGTATACTGAAGCAAAAATCTTCAAGGGAAGAATATGCGCTCAATTCTGGTCAAAAAGCCAATaatcatatcaaaatatatgTGAAGGTTGCAGTAACCTTGTCCAGTGTCTGAGTGGTAAGAACATAAAGTGGGGGAGCAACAAGTTTAATTTTGACAGGGCAGTCGTCGTTTCCAGCAGCTTCAGCTTTACGCATTGCCTCCTACATAAGAGAATAATCGTAAAACCTGAGAATACTATTGTAGATAAGTTATAGGCAGCAACAAATCAAAATAGCAGATAGATGCTTGAAGGAAAAAGATCTTTTATCCAAATAAGAAAAGGAGgaatagaaataaataagaCCTTAATGTGAAGAACgccatcaaattgaaaacatttcATTTCAATATCCGCCCTAATTTTCAAGGGCTGGGGGGTCATCCGTCTTCTAATATTCTTCACAAGAGAATCCTTCACTTCTTCAGAAACAGCTCGCACTACCTTAGTTACCTATGGCCAGCAACAGAAAATACATTTATCCAACAACAAGACATAAGAAAATGTGGTGAGTAAATTTTACTCTGATAAAAACGTTTACCTCCTGCCCATCAGGGCCAACTTCCTTGACCTCACGGGTGAGAGTATTCAAAACAGAATCAGGATCAGTCACAATTATTTTGAAAGCCTGCAAAGAGTGAATTTTAATCAGCAACTACGACTAATAAAAGAGTgataaaaaaaagcataaaagaaCTACAAAAGAGAGAACAATGGGGACCTCAAAAGCATGACCATATTTGCGATACAACGGCCATGCAATGTGAATGTAGAGGTCCTCTAAATCGATGTTTAGGGTTTCGGCGACGTGGCGCATGATGGAATGGACGAGCTTGCTCTTGTTGTACCTCTCCTCGCAGGCCTGAATGTCCTCTTCGGAGACCCTGCGCTTGCTGAGATCGATGTAGCCCTTTTCCTTGTCGACACGGAGGACCACGACGGGTTCGATGCGCCCCACCTTGATGAGGCTGCTGACGCTCCGAATCCGACGGCGGGAGAGCTCTGAGAACAAGATCATGCCCTCGATGTTGTTGTACTCCAGAAGCGACACGTAGGCACCCATGTCAGCGATGTTCTTCACCTGTATCATCACCGCCATGTCCACCTCCGGGTACTTCGCCTCGTACATACGACATTCCAGGTTCGGACCCATGCTTACTTCGGTTCGTTTCTTTCAGTTGTGTAGGAGAGCAAATTCAAACAGACAGCATCTGAACAAATCCTAAAGCTTCATATGTTCCATGTTCATGGGCTCTTAATTGACTCAATATAAGCCCAAACATTGATCCGCTTCTATcccaataaaattaataaaatgatttatgttaaaaaaataaaattgatttttcgattttttttatccaaaattaTCTGCTAAACCTATATTGTCTcgtttattttaattgtaaccattctttataattgttttttttctatttttatactgtttatttttttttatctatgatTCTGATACAATTCACGAATCTCTTAAAACAACATGCATTTGAATTCAATACCCGTAAAGAATAGACTTATAGTCTAACCTAAAACCATAACTAGACaagtgaatgaattttatttatatttttatatattccttaacttttttatttctgtttacTATCGTATTTGGgctatatttaaatttttaataaatatatatttcaacatCAATTATCGACAATGGAAGCAACATAATCCGTCACgggtatttttttaattttatttttatgttatagtaatataaatatttaagttcGAATTTTTTAAGTAAGGATTGGAGCCCccctatattttaatttttattttcgtttctACATTACaagtatttcaaaaatatttgaatattaatttatattaattttaatttatattaattttaaactgagtaaaaacaaaaaataatgtgtaTTGTTTCATATCATGcgtatttttaatatgttaaaattaataattttaaaaaaaaccatctttcattatttttgtctTCAGAAATAAAACTTCTATTcaagatataaatattttataataaaatatcgaAATGAATTTGTAGAGAACACGTTTTAAgctctaattaaattataattacttttaataaaaatacaatgttaaaactaaattattgaaaaattacaatcaaattctatataaaaatataaatatattaattaattaaattaaatgtttaaaaagtttaatcatcttaaattgaaatattatatattatcctcattatattaattaataattttcattctcaataTTAATCCAtctataattaaagataaaataatgaaaacagcgattaaaaatattaaaactttaaagaTGACAAAATATTTTCCTGAAACTAAAACATATGAAATCACAGTGagataaactaaaaattcaTTCCTTTTtctagaataaattaaatttttgtttttagtgaatACATCCATGAGAACTATAAGAACCACATAAGCTAGAGATATAGACCAAAAAGCTCTCTCTACTCATTGTTGAACATTGACTTTCAAAAAGG
This sequence is a window from Vigna angularis cultivar LongXiaoDou No.4 chromosome 2, ASM1680809v1, whole genome shotgun sequence. Protein-coding genes within it:
- the LOC108329140 gene encoding eukaryotic translation initiation factor 2 subunit alpha homolog isoform X2 gives rise to the protein MGPNLECRMYEAKYPEVDMAVMIQVKNIADMGAYVSLLEYNNIEGMILFSELSRRRIRSVSSLIKVGRIEPVVVLRVDKEKGYIDLSKRRVSEEDIQACEERYNKSKLVHSIMRHVAETLNIDLEDLYIHIAWPLYRKYGHAFEAFKIIVTDPDSVLNTLTREVKEVGPDGQEVTKVVRAVSEEVKDSLVKNIRRRMTPQPLKIRADIEMKCFQFDGVLHIKEAMRKAEAAGNDDCPVKIKLVAPPLYVLTTQTLDKVSERDDKLLAEHMAKLRQDNEEVSGDEDSEEEEDTGMGEVDVDNGSGITE
- the LOC108329140 gene encoding eukaryotic translation initiation factor 2 subunit alpha homolog isoform X1, which gives rise to MGPNLECRMYEAKYPEVDMAVMIQVKNIADMGAYVSLLEYNNIEGMILFSELSRRRIRSVSSLIKVGRIEPVVVLRVDKEKGYIDLSKRRVSEEDIQACEERYNKSKLVHSIMRHVAETLNIDLEDLYIHIAWPLYRKYGHAFEAFKIIVTDPDSVLNTLTREVKEVGPDGQEVTKVVRAVSEEVKDSLVKNIRRRMTPQPLKIRADIEMKCFQFDGVLHIKEAMRKAEAAGNDDCPVKIKLVAPPLYVLTTQTLDKEQGILVLNNAITACTRAIEQHKGKLVVKEGARAVSERDDKLLAEHMAKLRQDNEEVSGDEDSEEEEDTGMGEVDVDNGSGITE